A single genomic interval of Mucilaginibacter robiniae harbors:
- a CDS encoding response regulator transcription factor — MTTVCLIEDEEKVAAFISKGLQEDAYEVSIAPTGTAGLKLVNSKTFDIIILDVMLPDMTGIDICRHLRAEKKQVPILMLTALDSIEDKVSGLQAGADDYLVKPFHFSELVARIEALLRRNRTAQHDDRLLTFSNLKLDTWSKSAERAGVPISLTAKEYTLLELFMRNPEKALSREYIAEKVWGIEFDTGTNFIDVYVNYLRKKIEKGFGSKLIHTVIGRGYMLKEEKTA; from the coding sequence ATGACTACCGTTTGCCTGATTGAGGATGAAGAAAAAGTAGCGGCCTTTATATCCAAAGGGCTGCAGGAAGATGCTTATGAAGTAAGTATTGCCCCAACAGGTACTGCCGGCCTGAAACTGGTAAACAGCAAAACTTTTGATATTATTATTCTGGATGTAATGCTGCCCGACATGACAGGCATTGACATTTGCCGCCATTTACGGGCTGAAAAAAAACAGGTGCCAATTTTAATGCTTACCGCTTTAGATAGTATTGAAGACAAAGTATCGGGCTTACAGGCCGGTGCCGACGATTACCTGGTAAAACCCTTTCACTTTAGTGAACTGGTAGCTCGTATTGAAGCTTTGCTTCGCCGTAACCGCACCGCTCAACACGATGACCGTTTGCTTACTTTCAGCAATTTGAAACTGGATACTTGGAGCAAATCTGCCGAGCGTGCAGGTGTACCTATTTCACTCACGGCTAAAGAATACACACTGCTTGAGCTGTTTATGCGTAATCCTGAAAAGGCCCTCTCACGCGAGTACATAGCTGAAAAAGTATGGGGTATTGAATTTGATACCGGCACTAACTTTATTGATGTTTATGTAAATTACCTGCGCAAAAAAATTGAAAAAGGCTTTGGTAGTAAA
- a CDS encoding lysylphosphatidylglycerol synthase transmembrane domain-containing protein: MTNTETLSLEKTWKDTLWSAVKLLLKLAVTSLLLYYVFSKVPFNDVKFRLLHANYGWMLAGVACFFLSTIVSSWRLLSFFKSIDLNLDYKFNLRLYLLGMFYNFLLPGGIGGDGYKIYLLNKNYKLPAKKVFWAILFDRLSGLWAIGLIIVALILFVPQIELHIAIPASIFLVGTAIYYGVARMFFKEYTRHFFQGHFRAVLVQSLQVITILLVLLGQGFAGKFAPYLLSFLISSLAAVVPVSIGGAGAREAIFTTLSGPFHMNVGLAVFLSVSFYLISLVVSLLGIYYVLRPSRLEEGLPSIEESEDVSELAE; this comes from the coding sequence ATGACGAATACAGAAACTCTTTCATTGGAGAAAACTTGGAAAGATACCTTGTGGAGCGCCGTTAAATTACTGCTGAAATTAGCCGTTACCTCGCTGCTATTGTACTATGTTTTTAGCAAAGTACCTTTTAATGATGTTAAGTTTAGATTGCTTCATGCCAACTATGGTTGGATGCTGGCTGGTGTAGCCTGCTTTTTTTTATCTACTATTGTTTCTTCCTGGCGTTTGTTGAGCTTTTTTAAATCGATTGATTTAAACCTGGATTATAAATTCAACCTGCGCCTGTATTTACTGGGTATGTTTTATAACTTTTTGCTGCCCGGCGGTATTGGTGGCGATGGTTACAAAATTTACCTGCTGAACAAAAATTATAAGCTACCGGCTAAAAAAGTTTTCTGGGCTATTTTGTTTGATCGTTTAAGTGGGCTTTGGGCTATCGGTCTTATCATTGTAGCGCTGATTTTATTTGTGCCGCAAATAGAACTGCATATTGCTATACCGGCCAGTATATTCTTGGTGGGTACTGCCATTTACTACGGTGTAGCTCGTATGTTTTTCAAAGAATATACCCGTCATTTTTTTCAAGGTCATTTCCGGGCTGTATTAGTACAATCATTACAGGTAATTACCATATTGCTGGTATTGTTGGGTCAGGGATTTGCTGGAAAGTTTGCGCCTTATTTATTATCCTTTTTAATTTCATCACTCGCTGCGGTAGTGCCAGTATCTATAGGTGGCGCTGGTGCACGTGAAGCTATATTCACTACACTTTCGGGTCCGTTTCACATGAATGTGGGGCTGGCTGTATTTCTGAGTGTTTCTTTCTATTTAATTTCACTGGTAGTATCATTACTGGGCATTTACTATGTATTACGCCCAAGCCGTTTAGAAGAGGGCTTACCATCTATTGAAGAAAGTGAAGATGTATCAGAACTAGCCGAGTAA
- a CDS encoding SDR family NAD(P)-dependent oxidoreductase translates to MNIVVTGASSGVGFEAVLELILQNHHRVLALARSQDKLTRLLEIGKGLNPDCTLLPVAFDIVHDDYAGLQQFIQTHFEGRIDILINNAGALINKPFAQTDEQDFVEMLQSNFLGHVRLIQSVLPMMTQGSHIVNIGSMASFQGSVKMGGLSAYAASKAALHTLTESLSQELVPQQISVNCLALGSVQTEMLEKAFPDYESPVMAFEMGKYIADFALNGHKFFNGKILPVALNTI, encoded by the coding sequence ATGAACATCGTAGTTACCGGAGCCAGCAGTGGCGTGGGCTTTGAAGCCGTGTTGGAATTGATTTTACAAAATCATCATCGGGTTTTAGCACTGGCCCGCTCACAAGATAAGCTGACCCGTTTACTGGAAATTGGTAAAGGGTTGAACCCTGATTGTACTTTGCTGCCAGTAGCGTTTGATATTGTACATGATGATTATGCCGGCTTGCAGCAGTTTATTCAAACACATTTCGAGGGTAGGATAGATATATTGATTAACAATGCCGGCGCACTAATTAACAAGCCCTTTGCACAAACTGATGAACAAGACTTTGTAGAAATGCTGCAAAGCAACTTTCTAGGCCATGTACGTTTAATACAAAGCGTATTGCCTATGATGACGCAAGGCAGTCATATTGTGAATATAGGCAGTATGGCCAGTTTTCAAGGAAGCGTTAAAATGGGCGGTCTATCGGCCTATGCAGCAAGTAAAGCTGCCTTGCACACCCTTACTGAAAGTCTGTCTCAAGAGTTAGTCCCACAGCAGATCAGTGTAAACTGCTTAGCACTAGGCTCGGTACAAACCGAAATGCTGGAAAAAGCTTTTCCAGATTATGAATCGCCAGTGATGGCTTTTGAAATGGGCAAATACATAGCCGACTTTGCTTTGAACGGGCACAAATTTTTTAACGGAAAGATTTTACCAGTAGCATTAAACACGATATAG
- the trhO gene encoding oxygen-dependent tRNA uridine(34) hydroxylase TrhO: MAKYQTLLYYCYSTIADAEQFAADHLKFCKSLGLTGRIIVAEEGLNGTVSGTPEACKTYMDTVHADERFAHTEFKIDDVDEPSFVKMHVRYKEEIVHSGLRNPNLINPQKQTGKHLEPAEFLAMKDLDDVVVLDVRSNYEHSLGKFKNAVTLDIENFRDFPAKINELAQFKDKKILTYCTGGIKCEKASALLLHEGFENVYQLHGGIIKYGKEVGGEDFEGKCYVFDNRLAVDVNSVNPVVLSKCYNCGKPTEKMINCANPECNEHFTQCDKCGTQLEGCCSTTCQSHPRKRVYDGTGYYVKVPQPINNDKKKKLQPAE; this comes from the coding sequence ATGGCAAAATATCAAACCCTACTGTATTATTGTTATTCAACAATAGCTGATGCGGAGCAATTTGCTGCCGATCATTTAAAATTTTGTAAAAGCTTAGGTTTAACCGGTCGTATTATTGTGGCTGAGGAAGGCTTGAACGGAACAGTATCCGGAACGCCGGAAGCTTGTAAAACGTACATGGATACGGTACACGCCGACGAGCGCTTTGCACATACTGAGTTTAAGATTGACGATGTGGATGAGCCTTCGTTTGTAAAAATGCATGTGCGCTACAAGGAAGAGATTGTACACTCCGGCCTGCGTAACCCTAACCTCATTAACCCGCAAAAGCAAACCGGCAAACACCTAGAACCCGCTGAGTTTTTGGCGATGAAAGACCTAGACGATGTAGTTGTTCTTGATGTACGCTCGAACTACGAACACTCGTTAGGTAAATTTAAAAACGCGGTAACGCTGGATATTGAAAACTTCCGTGACTTTCCGGCTAAAATAAACGAGCTGGCTCAGTTTAAGGATAAGAAAATTTTAACCTACTGTACCGGTGGCATCAAATGCGAAAAAGCATCGGCCTTACTGTTGCACGAAGGCTTCGAGAATGTGTACCAGTTGCATGGCGGCATCATCAAATACGGCAAAGAAGTAGGCGGCGAAGATTTTGAAGGCAAGTGCTACGTGTTTGACAACCGCTTGGCTGTTGATGTAAATTCGGTAAATCCGGTGGTATTATCAAAATGCTACAACTGCGGCAAGCCTACCGAAAAGATGATTAACTGTGCCAATCCGGAATGTAATGAACACTTTACGCAGTGTGATAAATGTGGCACGCAATTAGAAGGGTGCTGCTCAACTACCTGCCAAAGTCATCCGCGCAAGCGTGTTTATGATGGTACCGGCTATTATGTAAAAGTGCCTCAGCCTATCAATAACGATAAGAAAAAGAAGCTACAACCTGCTGAATAA
- a CDS encoding TlpA disulfide reductase family protein, producing the protein MFKKISLLAAAFLPLAVAAQTPENFTLSGKLSNITQPLKAYMVYQYGATNVIDSATLVNGSFQFSGQVLNPVNAVMALDHKGVGFSHLNGRDDILSFYLEKGNIVLSGTDSLAKAKIAGSPINDENAQLQASLGLINARAKKLYADAQAAPAAQQQSVAYQNQLQANLKVLQKQQEDVLKNFVATHKNSYLSLMALSSLGNPNADVSGLEPLYEGLSQNLKDTEAGKLLHQSLAGLKATAIGTQAPDFTQPDVNGKPVSLSSFKGKYVLIDFWASWCPPCRQENPNVVRVFNKYKTKNFTILGVSLDRPGAKEAWQQAVKSDGLTWTQVSDLKYWQNEAAALYKVQSIPQNFLIDPSGKIIAKNLRGEDLEAKLAELFGKI; encoded by the coding sequence ATGTTTAAAAAAATATCTCTTTTGGCCGCAGCCTTCTTGCCTTTGGCTGTAGCGGCTCAAACTCCTGAAAATTTTACTTTAAGTGGTAAGCTAAGCAACATAACTCAGCCGCTTAAAGCTTATATGGTTTACCAATATGGGGCTACCAACGTTATTGATTCGGCTACCTTAGTGAATGGCAGCTTTCAGTTTTCAGGACAGGTATTAAACCCGGTAAATGCGGTTATGGCACTCGATCATAAAGGTGTGGGCTTTTCACATTTGAACGGGAGAGACGATATTTTAAGTTTTTACTTGGAAAAAGGTAACATTGTGCTTTCCGGAACCGACTCGCTAGCCAAAGCTAAAATAGCGGGTTCGCCTATTAATGATGAAAATGCACAGCTGCAAGCCAGCTTGGGCCTGATCAATGCCCGTGCTAAAAAATTGTATGCCGATGCACAAGCAGCTCCGGCAGCACAGCAGCAGTCCGTTGCTTACCAGAACCAATTACAGGCTAACCTGAAGGTTCTGCAAAAGCAGCAGGAAGATGTGTTAAAGAACTTTGTAGCCACTCATAAAAACAGTTATTTAAGCTTGATGGCGCTAAGCTCGTTAGGTAACCCCAATGCTGATGTGAGCGGTTTAGAACCCTTGTATGAAGGTTTGAGCCAAAACCTGAAAGATACAGAAGCCGGTAAGCTATTACATCAGTCACTTGCTGGTTTAAAGGCTACTGCTATTGGTACCCAGGCTCCTGATTTTACGCAGCCTGATGTGAATGGTAAGCCAGTATCATTATCTTCCTTTAAGGGTAAATATGTGCTGATTGATTTTTGGGCTTCCTGGTGCCCGCCTTGCCGTCAGGAGAACCCGAATGTGGTACGCGTGTTTAACAAATACAAAACCAAGAACTTTACGATTTTGGGTGTATCGCTTGATCGGCCCGGCGCTAAAGAAGCCTGGCAGCAGGCCGTTAAAAGCGATGGCTTAACCTGGACTCAGGTATCAGACCTGAAGTACTGGCAAAATGAAGCTGCTGCTCTTTACAAGGTGCAATCTATCCCGCAAAACTTTTTAATTGATCCCAGCGGAAAAATCATTGCCAAAAACTTGCGCGGTGAAGATTTAGAGGCTAAACTAGCCGAGCTATTTGGTAAAATATAG
- a CDS encoding M20 metallopeptidase family protein yields the protein MMKEKIQELSQNIFNEVVANRRHLHSHPELSFHETATSVYVATRLDELNIPYIRMADNGIVGLLKGTKPSEQVVALRADMDALPITEANDVPYKSQNPGVMHACGHDAHTASLLGTATILSQLKDDFAGTIKFIFQPAEEKLPGGASLMIKEGVLENPKPQAVIGQHVMPLIDAGQVGFRAGKYMASTDEIYVTVKGKGGHGAQPQQNIDPVIITAHILTALQQVVSRFADPKSPSVLSFGKVIANGATNVIPNEVYLEGTFRTMDEKWRDEAHRRMKKMAEGIAESMGGSCDFNIMRGYPFLINEEKLTASVRGYAEDYLGKENVLDLDIWMAAEDFAYYSQVADSCFYRLGTRNESRGITSSVHTPTFDVEESALGISTGLMAYMAIKQLGN from the coding sequence GTGATGAAAGAAAAAATACAAGAGCTATCGCAAAATATTTTCAATGAGGTAGTGGCCAACCGTCGGCATTTACATAGTCACCCGGAATTATCTTTCCATGAAACAGCCACCTCTGTTTATGTTGCAACCCGTTTGGATGAACTAAATATTCCTTACATCCGGATGGCCGATAACGGCATTGTAGGCTTACTGAAAGGAACCAAGCCCTCCGAACAAGTAGTTGCCCTACGTGCCGATATGGATGCGCTGCCCATTACGGAAGCAAATGATGTGCCTTATAAATCACAGAACCCCGGCGTAATGCACGCCTGCGGGCATGATGCACATACGGCCTCTTTGCTGGGCACAGCTACTATACTCAGCCAGTTAAAAGATGATTTTGCCGGAACTATCAAATTCATCTTTCAACCTGCAGAAGAAAAGCTGCCTGGTGGTGCCAGCCTGATGATTAAAGAAGGCGTATTGGAAAACCCCAAACCGCAAGCGGTAATTGGTCAGCATGTAATGCCGTTAATTGATGCCGGCCAGGTAGGTTTCCGAGCTGGTAAATACATGGCCTCTACCGACGAAATTTATGTTACTGTAAAAGGCAAAGGCGGCCACGGTGCGCAGCCACAGCAAAATATTGACCCGGTTATTATTACGGCACACATCTTAACTGCTTTACAACAAGTAGTAAGCCGCTTTGCCGACCCCAAAAGTCCGTCCGTTCTATCCTTCGGTAAAGTAATTGCCAATGGGGCTACCAACGTTATCCCAAATGAGGTGTACCTGGAAGGCACTTTCCGTACCATGGATGAAAAATGGCGTGATGAAGCACACCGTCGCATGAAGAAAATGGCCGAAGGTATAGCCGAAAGCATGGGCGGTAGCTGCGATTTTAACATCATGCGCGGCTACCCTTTCCTGATTAATGAAGAAAAACTAACCGCTTCTGTACGGGGTTATGCCGAAGATTACTTAGGTAAAGAAAACGTGTTGGATCTAGATATCTGGATGGCAGCCGAAGATTTTGCTTATTACTCACAAGTGGCTGATAGCTGTTTTTACCGTCTAGGTACCCGTAACGAAAGTCGGGGCATTACTTCTTCGGTACACACCCCTACTTTTGATGTAGAAGAAAGTGCTTTAGGCATCAGTACTGGTTTAATGGCCTATATGGCTATTAAACAGTTAGGTAATTAA
- a CDS encoding SPOR domain-containing protein, with protein sequence MSKVVITSLFLLVGLSTARAQSRGHLEIIKDSRVDTLIAHRYSRNRAGSKTGGLMSAYGYRIQFFSGSSRKDAFNAQNKFQQEHPDIRTYISYREPNFKVKAGDFRTRLEAVKLMQSMQGKFISLFVISEKINPPNLDTSTPQ encoded by the coding sequence GTGAGTAAAGTTGTTATAACTTCCTTGTTTTTATTAGTTGGCTTATCAACAGCCCGTGCCCAAAGCCGGGGCCACTTGGAAATCATTAAAGATTCACGTGTTGATACCTTGATTGCACATCGGTATAGCAGGAACCGGGCAGGCAGCAAAACAGGCGGGTTAATGTCGGCTTATGGCTACCGGATACAATTTTTTTCAGGTTCCAGCCGTAAAGATGCATTTAATGCTCAAAATAAATTTCAGCAAGAACATCCGGATATTCGTACGTATATTAGCTATCGTGAACCGAATTTCAAAGTAAAAGCCGGTGATTTCCGCACCCGGCTGGAAGCTGTTAAACTAATGCAAAGTATGCAAGGCAAATTCATTAGTTTATTTGTGATATCAGAAAAAATAAATCCACCTAATTTGGATACCTCAACGCCCCAGTGA
- the secA gene encoding preprotein translocase subunit SecA, with the protein MLGFISKLFGSKSDRDVKAIQPLIEKIKSEFAKLEGISNDELREKTINFKERIQQGLAAIDEQITAIKNNVESQPDMDVNEKVELYSRIDKLEKDRNKELEVILLDILPEAFAVVKETSRRFANNPAIEVTASEFDRQLAAFKGNVTIKGDKALHSNTWKAAGNQVTWNMVHYDVQLIGGTVLHSGKIAEMATGEGKTLVATLPAYLNALAGQGVHIVTVNDYLARRDSEWMGPLYEFHGLSVDCIDKHEPNSPERRNAYLADITFGTNNEFGFDYLRDNMTRSPEELVQRKLHFAMVDEVDSVLIDDARTPLIISGPIPRGDEHEFYMLKPRIERLVNAQKTYINTALNEAKKQIAEGKTGSDQGGLALLRAHRGLPKSKALIKYLSEGANKTVLQKTENYYLQDQGKEMPKVDTELFFVIDEKNNSVELTEKGIELITASGEDPHFFVMPDVGTEIANIEKSSLSSEEKIAHKDELMRDFSIKSERIHSVNQLLKAYTLFEKDTEYILDEGKVKIVDEQTGRVLDGRRYSDGLHQAIEAKENVKVEDATQTFATITLQNYFRMYHKLCGMTGTAVTEAGEFWEIYKLDVVEIPTNTPIHRDDRQDLVYRTMREKYNAVADEIVKLTQAGRPVLVGTTSVEISELLSRMLKLRGIKHNVLNAKMHQKEADIVAEAGKTGTVTIATNMAGRGTDIKLGPGVKEAGGLAIVGTERHESRRVDRQLRGRAGRQGDPGSSQFFVSLEDNLMRLFGSERISSLMVRMGIEEGEVIQHSMITKSIERAQKKVEENNFGIRKRLLEYDDVMNSQRTVVYAKRRNALFGERLDVDLNNTVYDVVEDVVTEYKESNNYEGFQMEMIRLFSVDPEISQEEFAGANLAKLVEAAFHAVSDFYHRKTEAIAEQAYPVLRDVFDTRGEYVENIIVPFTDGVHGIQVAVPLKKAVDNHGLEVFKSFEKNVALYLIDDAWKEHLREMDELKQSVQNAVYEQKDPLLVYKFEAFELFRQMLAQVNKELVSFLFRGGIPIQQAPEEVREARPEPKTDMRKMRVSKPEMVTESNGVPVEDLQELQKQSPVKAEQKAGRNDPCPCGSGKKFKNCHGA; encoded by the coding sequence ATGTTAGGATTTATCAGTAAGCTTTTTGGAAGCAAATCAGATCGGGATGTAAAAGCCATCCAACCCCTGATAGAAAAAATAAAAAGCGAATTTGCCAAGCTCGAAGGTATCAGCAATGATGAACTGCGGGAGAAAACCATAAATTTTAAAGAAAGAATACAGCAAGGCTTAGCCGCTATTGATGAGCAGATTACTGCCATTAAAAACAATGTGGAAAGCCAACCTGATATGGATGTTAACGAAAAAGTTGAGTTATACAGCCGTATTGATAAACTGGAAAAAGACCGCAACAAAGAGCTGGAAGTTATCTTATTAGATATACTGCCTGAAGCTTTTGCTGTAGTTAAAGAAACATCTCGCCGTTTTGCCAACAACCCAGCTATTGAAGTAACTGCTAGCGAGTTTGACCGCCAGTTAGCTGCTTTTAAAGGTAACGTAACTATTAAAGGCGATAAAGCTTTGCATAGCAACACCTGGAAAGCTGCCGGTAATCAGGTTACCTGGAACATGGTGCATTATGATGTACAGCTGATAGGTGGGACTGTATTGCACAGCGGTAAAATTGCTGAGATGGCTACAGGTGAAGGTAAAACCCTGGTAGCGACCCTACCTGCTTACCTGAACGCGCTAGCCGGACAAGGCGTACACATTGTAACTGTGAACGACTACCTGGCCCGACGTGACTCGGAATGGATGGGACCACTGTATGAGTTTCATGGTTTATCGGTAGATTGTATTGATAAACACGAGCCTAACTCGCCGGAGCGCCGTAATGCTTACTTGGCTGATATTACCTTTGGTACCAATAACGAATTTGGTTTTGACTACCTGCGTGACAATATGACACGCTCGCCGGAAGAACTGGTACAGCGCAAATTGCATTTTGCTATGGTGGATGAGGTTGACTCCGTTTTAATTGACGATGCCCGTACACCTTTAATTATATCAGGCCCTATACCACGTGGTGATGAGCATGAGTTTTACATGCTGAAACCACGCATTGAGCGTTTGGTGAATGCCCAGAAGACTTATATTAACACGGCCTTGAACGAAGCTAAAAAACAAATTGCTGAAGGCAAAACCGGCAGCGATCAAGGTGGTTTAGCTTTATTACGTGCACACCGCGGTTTGCCAAAAAGCAAAGCTTTAATTAAGTACTTAAGCGAAGGCGCCAATAAAACCGTTTTACAAAAAACAGAGAACTACTATCTGCAAGACCAAGGCAAAGAAATGCCGAAGGTTGATACCGAACTGTTCTTTGTGATTGACGAAAAAAACAACTCCGTTGAATTAACGGAAAAAGGTATTGAGTTGATTACCGCTTCAGGTGAAGATCCGCACTTCTTTGTGATGCCTGATGTGGGTACTGAAATCGCCAATATTGAAAAATCAAGCTTAAGCAGCGAAGAAAAAATTGCTCATAAAGATGAGCTGATGCGCGATTTCTCGATCAAGTCAGAGCGTATTCACTCTGTTAACCAGTTACTGAAAGCTTATACCCTGTTCGAGAAAGATACTGAGTATATTCTGGATGAAGGCAAGGTAAAGATTGTGGACGAGCAAACCGGCCGTGTGCTGGATGGTCGCCGCTATTCTGATGGCTTACACCAGGCTATTGAAGCAAAAGAGAACGTGAAGGTAGAAGATGCTACCCAAACTTTTGCCACCATTACCCTGCAAAATTACTTCCGGATGTACCACAAACTTTGTGGCATGACGGGTACTGCCGTTACAGAAGCGGGTGAGTTCTGGGAAATTTACAAGCTGGACGTGGTTGAAATACCAACCAATACACCTATACACCGTGATGACCGCCAGGATTTGGTGTACCGCACCATGCGTGAAAAATACAATGCCGTAGCCGACGAGATTGTGAAACTAACACAAGCTGGCCGCCCGGTACTGGTAGGTACTACTTCGGTTGAAATATCAGAATTATTGAGCCGTATGCTGAAACTGCGCGGCATCAAACATAACGTACTGAATGCTAAGATGCACCAGAAAGAGGCCGACATTGTGGCTGAAGCTGGTAAAACAGGAACTGTAACCATTGCTACCAACATGGCTGGTCGTGGTACCGATATTAAATTAGGCCCAGGCGTTAAGGAAGCCGGCGGTTTAGCCATTGTAGGTACCGAGCGCCATGAATCGCGCCGCGTTGACCGCCAGTTGCGTGGTCGTGCCGGTCGTCAAGGTGACCCGGGTTCTTCTCAGTTCTTCGTATCGTTGGAAGATAACTTGATGCGTTTATTTGGTTCAGAGCGTATATCTAGCCTGATGGTGCGTATGGGTATTGAGGAAGGCGAGGTTATTCAGCACTCCATGATTACCAAATCTATCGAGCGAGCACAGAAGAAGGTAGAAGAAAACAACTTTGGTATTCGTAAACGCTTGCTGGAGTATGATGATGTCATGAACTCACAACGTACAGTAGTTTATGCTAAACGTCGTAACGCGCTGTTCGGTGAACGCTTGGATGTGGATCTGAACAACACTGTTTATGATGTGGTAGAAGACGTAGTTACGGAGTACAAAGAATCTAACAACTACGAAGGTTTCCAAATGGAAATGATTCGTTTGTTCTCGGTTGATCCGGAAATTTCTCAAGAAGAATTTGCCGGCGCTAACCTAGCCAAACTGGTAGAAGCTGCCTTCCATGCGGTTAGTGATTTCTATCACCGCAAAACCGAAGCAATTGCCGAACAGGCTTACCCGGTATTGCGTGATGTATTTGATACCCGCGGCGAATATGTAGAAAATATCATCGTGCCGTTTACTGATGGCGTACATGGCATACAAGTAGCTGTTCCGTTGAAAAAAGCGGTAGACAATCATGGTCTGGAAGTGTTCAAATCGTTTGAAAAGAACGTTGCCTTGTACCTGATTGACGATGCTTGGAAAGAGCACCTGCGTGAAATGGACGAATTGAAGCAATCGGTACAAAATGCAGTTTACGAGCAGAAAGATCCATTGCTGGTTTATAAGTTCGAAGCTTTTGAACTGTTCCGCCAAATGCTGGCTCAAGTGAATAAAGAGCTGGTAAGCTTCTTGTTTAGAGGTGGCATTCCGATTCAGCAAGCGCCGGAAGAAGTGCGCGAAGCACGGCCTGAGCCTAAAACAGATATGCGCAAAATGCGTGTTTCTAAACCTGAAATGGTAACTGAAAGCAACGGCGTACCGGTAGAAGATTTGCAGGAACTGCAAAAACAAAGCCCGGTAAAAGCAGAGCAGAAAGCTGGTCGTAATGATCCTTGTCCATGCGGTAGCGGCAAAAAATTCAAAAATTGCCACGGCGCATAA
- the purD gene encoding phosphoribosylamine--glycine ligase — MNILLIGSGGRESAFAWKLSQSPRCSQLFIAPGNAGTGAYGTNVNLKVTDFEGIKAFVLANGINLVVVGPEEPLVKGIHDFFLADEQLKSIPVIGPQQQAAQLEGSKDFSKQFMQRHNVPTAASRTFTRDTLQEGFDYLATAGLPVVLKADGLAAGKGVLICLSLQEAQQELIAMLTEAKFGEASSKVVVEQFLQGIELSVFVLTDGNTYKILPEAKDYKRIGEGDTGLNTGGMGSVSPVPFADAEFMQKVEQRIVIPTVEGLKQEAIPYQGFIFIGLMNCDGEPYVIEYNCRMGDPETESVLPRIESDLLDLLMGVAEGNLQEKELKISDKIAATVVCVAGGYPGEYLKNKVISGLDNVRGSVAFHAGTGMQGDEVITTGGRVLAVTCLQNDMFTALQQATLDASRIYYDGKYFRKDIGFDLI, encoded by the coding sequence ATGAATATCCTGCTTATTGGTTCGGGCGGGCGCGAAAGCGCTTTTGCCTGGAAACTATCTCAAAGCCCACGGTGCAGTCAGCTTTTTATTGCACCCGGTAATGCTGGTACAGGCGCGTACGGCACGAATGTAAATTTAAAGGTTACCGACTTTGAAGGCATCAAAGCCTTCGTGTTGGCAAACGGCATTAACCTGGTGGTAGTAGGGCCCGAAGAACCTTTGGTAAAAGGTATTCATGATTTCTTTTTGGCCGATGAGCAATTAAAAAGCATTCCTGTAATTGGTCCGCAACAACAAGCCGCACAACTGGAAGGCAGCAAAGATTTTTCAAAACAATTTATGCAGCGGCATAACGTTCCAACCGCAGCTTCACGCACCTTTACACGTGATACTTTGCAGGAAGGGTTTGATTATCTGGCAACCGCCGGTTTGCCGGTAGTATTAAAGGCCGACGGTTTAGCCGCAGGTAAAGGTGTATTGATTTGCCTGAGTTTGCAAGAAGCTCAACAAGAGTTAATTGCTATGCTCACCGAGGCTAAATTTGGTGAAGCGAGCTCGAAAGTAGTGGTAGAGCAGTTTTTACAAGGCATTGAGTTATCGGTATTCGTGCTGACTGATGGCAATACTTATAAAATATTACCAGAGGCTAAAGATTATAAACGGATAGGCGAGGGCGATACCGGTTTAAATACTGGTGGTATGGGCTCGGTTTCACCAGTACCGTTTGCTGATGCAGAATTCATGCAGAAAGTAGAGCAACGCATTGTAATTCCGACGGTAGAAGGTTTGAAACAGGAAGCTATACCTTACCAAGGGTTCATTTTTATTGGACTGATGAACTGTGATGGTGAACCTTATGTAATTGAATACAACTGCCGCATGGGCGACCCGGAAACGGAAAGTGTGCTACCACGTATTGAAAGCGACCTGCTGGATTTGTTGATGGGCGTGGCTGAAGGTAATTTACAGGAGAAGGAATTGAAAATTTCTGATAAAATTGCGGCTACCGTAGTTTGTGTAGCTGGTGGTTACCCTGGCGAGTACCTCAAAAATAAAGTAATCAGTGGGTTAGATAATGTACGCGGTTCTGTAGCTTTCCATGCAGGTACAGGCATGCAGGGGGATGAGGTAATTACCACAGGTGGCCGTGTGTTGGCCGTTACTTGTTTACAGAACGATATGTTTACTGCCTTGCAACAAGCCACGCTGGATGCCAGCCGCATTTATTACGATGGCAAATACTTCCGGAAAGATATTGGTTTTGATTTGATTTAG